DNA from Bdellovibrionales bacterium:
AACCGCGACAGCGGCGACGAACTGGACAACGATTAACGACCCGTGTTTAGGAAGCCCATCGCCAGGGACTACGTGTGCGGGTGGAGCGATTTATCTGGGAAGTTTAAGTCCTGGAGCTACCTCAGGGAGTGGAACGGATAAGTATATGACCACTCCCGGCGGTTGCGGAGAAATCCCTGCGGGGCAACAGGGCGGCGGATCGGGTTCAACGATATGGCCGAATGCAGATTTCACTCCTACATGCTCAGGAACGGATAGCTTAACCAAAACTTGGAATGACGGGTCAAGTAACTGGTACGATATTCCAGGGCTTACGAACTATACATCAACAATAGGGACAGGCGCAGGAGCTTCCAACACGGACCAATATTACGGAAGTCAGAATACAGGCAATATCGTTGCAATAACTTCAGCTGGGCAGGGCGGTTACCATGCGGCGGCGAGATACTGTGATCGCTTGTCTTATGGTGGCTACACCGATTGGCATTTACCTAATCGCTATGAATTAAATTTATTTTATACGAATCGCGCAAGTATTTCGGGGCTAGATCAAACCGGAAACTGGTATTGGGCCTCCACGGAGTACAATAATACTGATTCGTGGATTCAGAGGTTTAGCGATGGCTACCAGAAAGTGGCAATACTAAGAACTTTGCCTACAGGGTACGTTGTGTGCGGAGATTTTAAACACGTAAGTGTTTAAATGGATGATTTAATTATTTAATGATTTTAACCCCACCCCGTTAGGGGTGGCGATTTTAAGTTGTTATAGGAATAGTAGGATGTCTCGCTATAAACATCTTCCGATCTACAAATTGACCTACGAACTGCTGGAGCGAATTCATCGGGTCACAAAAGATTTTCCGCGAGAATATAAATTCACCTTGGCGCAAAATCTCCAGCAGGAGGTGATCGAGCTTGTGGTTTTGATTTACAAAGCAAACGCCTCGGCTCAAAAAATTCCTGTGATTGAGACCATGTTAGAGAGACTGCAAGTTGTAGAACTTCTCGTGCGCTTAGCGCACGATTTAAAAATTTTATCCTTAAAAAACTACGCGTCGTTAGTGGAGATGACCGAATCCATCAGCAGGCAATCTATGGGGTGGAAGAAGTCTCTGACTCGAGCTAAATAAATAAGTAAAAGTACATCAAAATTTTAATGTTCCAAAAAAGTCGATGCGATTTTTGCTGATCCTTTAAGCTAGCGGTGTGCTTTTACTCATTGTGTCTAAATAAAAAAAGTTGATTTATATTTACTTTACATAGATTTTGTTTACAAAGCAAAGGGGTTAGCCAGAATCGATTGGAGTTACGGCTTAATCGAGAGAGCGTCTCAAATCTCGGGATGGATTCGGTTGGAAAAGTAATTGTTTTACGAAAAAGCCAACCTATGTTTTTTCGACGCTAACGATGAGTTCGCGCGGAAAAGTCACAGACTTGAAGGTTCGGGTTCTGTGTTCAAGGAGTGATCCATCGCAATGTTCGTCGAAGTTGCGCTGTCGTTGGGCCTCCACGGAGTACAATAATAATAATTCGTGGATTCAGAGGTTTAGCGATGGCAACCAGAATAACAATAATAAGAACAATGCCTACAGGGTACGTTGTGTGCGGAGATTGGGCCCCTTTGCTTTTATTCTAAAGCGGGGAGAGGCCAGTTTATGGATTTAGAATTTCAGGAAGTAGTTGAGGCTTATTATTCCTGTCGAAGAGGAAAGCGAAATTCGGTGTATGCCTTAGATTTTGAGTTCCATCTGGAGGAAAATCTCTTTGCTCTCTATACAGAAATTAAGGAAAAAAAGTATAAAATCAGTCGAAGTATCGCGTTTGTGATCGAGCAGCCGAAAATCCGTGAGATCTGGTCTGCGACCTTTAGAGATCGTATCGTTCATCACATTATATTCAATCGCCTGGTTGATCGGTTTCAGCCGCGATTTATTAGAGATTCTTTTGCGTGCATTCGGCATCGTGGGACTTTAGACGGGTCCAATCGTCTCTTTTCCGGCATGCGGTCTATCACAAGCAACTGGCAAAAGGATGGCTACTTTCTGGGAGCGGATGTAAGGAATTTCTTCGTAAGTATTCATAAGCCTACGTTATTTAAAATTGTTGAGCCAAGGGTTGTAGAGCCGTGGTTATTGGATCTTATTTATCAGGTGATATTTCACGATCCTAGAGAGAACTGTTTAATGAAGTCTAAACCGGAGGCTTTCGGACGTGTGCCAAAGCATAAAAGTCTTTGGGAAACTTCGTCTGATCGAGGCCTACCAATTGGAAATCTCACAAGTCAATTTTTCGCTAACGTTTACATGAATGAGCTCGATCAGTATGCGAAGCATATTCTTAGAGCCAGATATTATTACCGCTATGTAGATGATATAGTGATTTTAGATCCTTCGAGTGATCGATTGAATCGCTGGTTAGATTGTTTGCAGGAATATCTCATGGATCGGTTAAAGCTAGAATTCCATCCGTTTAAGAAAAGAATTGGGTTAATTCACCAGGGAATTGATTTTGTAGGCTATGTACACAAACCTTCTCGGCGCTATATAAGGACTCGCACTCTCAATAAAATGAAATCCAGAGTAAGTCAGTGGCGAAAACGATCGGATTTATTTGATGAAGATGTACTTGATGAGCTTCGCTCATCCATGAATTCTTATCTGGGAATAGCGAAGTGGGGAGCGTCCTATAAAATAAGAAGAAAAATTATGGAAAAGATCGATTGTCTATTCGTCGCTGGAGATCAAAATTGTAGCAAAATCGTGCTCAACCGGTCTCGAACTGCTTTGAAAAAATTGTAGAGTTACTCGGGTATTAAATTTTGTGGATAGGAGATTCGCTGGAGCGCTTGCTGGAAATACATAAGGATTACGATTTGCCGAAAGCATTTGGCAAATCCTCGGTTGCGCTCCTTGCTATTTATTTACAGGCAGTAGTAATTGTTTCATTACTTTTGTATGTTCAGAAACGTACTCAAATTTATTGTTCAGTGGATGGTTGGGGGCAAAATCTTAGTGTAGCCGTCCTTAGTGTTCTAAGGTTTTTTGTTCCACATAACCTTAACAATATGGGTTTCATATACTAGTTTCCAGCCAATTTAAAGAATAGCCTTATCTTGAGATTTACTATTGTTGCATAAATCATTGGCGCTTATTTCCTAAAGAAAATGTGGGATTAGGGGCGAACCCCATTTTCATGCGCTTAACCAATACCCTTTTCATTTCGTGATTAAGGTAAGGGACACTCTGAACAAAGCCTATGCATAGTGCGCCCACAAAATTACTTTCACTAACGTGCTCATATTACC
Protein-coding regions in this window:
- a CDS encoding four helix bundle protein yields the protein MSRYKHLPIYKLTYELLERIHRVTKDFPREYKFTLAQNLQQEVIELVVLIYKANASAQKIPVIETMLERLQVVELLVRLAHDLKILSLKNYASLVEMTESISRQSMGWKKSLTRAK
- a CDS encoding RNA-directed DNA polymerase yields the protein MDLEFQEVVEAYYSCRRGKRNSVYALDFEFHLEENLFALYTEIKEKKYKISRSIAFVIEQPKIREIWSATFRDRIVHHIIFNRLVDRFQPRFIRDSFACIRHRGTLDGSNRLFSGMRSITSNWQKDGYFLGADVRNFFVSIHKPTLFKIVEPRVVEPWLLDLIYQVIFHDPRENCLMKSKPEAFGRVPKHKSLWETSSDRGLPIGNLTSQFFANVYMNELDQYAKHILRARYYYRYVDDIVILDPSSDRLNRWLDCLQEYLMDRLKLEFHPFKKRIGLIHQGIDFVGYVHKPSRRYIRTRTLNKMKSRVSQWRKRSDLFDEDVLDELRSSMNSYLGIAKWGASYKIRRKIMEKIDCLFVAGDQNCSKIVLNRSRTALKKL